ACCGGAAGCCGCCTGTTATCCGCGGTAATCCATATACGCAGCAAAGGGTTATCGCTCTCTTCAAACACCCCGCCAAAATGGGTAAGTTCAGGCTCAATCACATAAGTATCATAGGTGGTATTAAAACATGTTATGGTCTCCTGCCCCCCAATTTTTGCCCGGCCCATAAAACATTTTTTCCCGTCAGTGATGGGAAATTGGATCTCTTTTTTACTGTCTAAGTCCATGCAACGCAGTTTATAAAATGCGGCCAGCGGATCAAATGTGCCGGATGGAATCGGTATCGGCTTTTTGGCGGTATTAAAATTCGAATACCGGGCGATACCTTTTTTCCAATTAAACTGCACCAGGATATCCCGTTGTTCACTGCCGGTCGCTTTCCTGATGTAACGCATTGAATGGTCAAAGGCAAGGTCCGCATAAGAATCGTATTGATCACGGATTTGATAGAAAACATCAACCAATGGAGAGGATTGCACCTTCAATGAAAAATGACGACAAGGTTCTTTGTCGACCGGTGTTACGGCAAGGACATCAAAAATTGCAGCACCGGCGTCTATCTCTTCCCAGCGAATCTGATATTCAAGCTGTTCTTGGTGCAAAAAAGGCAGTTTATTTTTAGATGCTTTTTTATCCGCTGCCATTGCCGATGAACCGCAGAAGAGAGATAAAAACAGCAATACTAAAAAAAAGAGCCGGATAACAACAAGAAAGGATAACGCCGGTAGTCGCCATAGTGCCGTCTTATTCATTAAAAAGGGTCTCCAATCAGTCGATACTGCCTATCACCTGGCGGGGTCGAACACCGTCGGACGGCGCGACAATCCCCTGTTTTTCCATAAGATCAATGATGCGTGCTGCCCGGTTGTAACCGATCCGTAAAGCCCGTTGCACACCGGAAATGGATGCCTGACGTGAGGACATGACAAAATCCAGGGCCTGTTGGTACTTTTCATCATACTCGTCGTCATCAAAGGCCACAGCCTGCTGGGGTTCTTCTTTTTCCGTAGTCACCTCTGCAAGGTATTCGGGTTTTCCCTGGGCCTTGACACACTCTGTGATGGCCCATAATTCTTTCTCGGATAGATATGTGCCGTGGACCCGCTTGAGCCGGGCTGTGCCCGGGGGCACAAAAAGCATGTCGCCCCGCCCCAGAAGGGTTTCGGCACCATTGGCATCAATGATGGTCCTGGAGTCGGTCTTGGAAGAAACCTGAAAGGAAATCCGGGTGGGGAAATTGGCCTTGATAATACCTGTGAGTACATCCACGGAAGGGCGCTGGGTAGCCAAAATCATATGGATGCCTGCAGCCCGGGCCATCTGGGCAATACGGGTCAAGGAAAATTCAATATCTTTGCTGGCGGTCATCATCAAATCGGCCAGCTCGTCAATGATCACAACGATATAAGGAAAGGGTTGAAAGTCATCTTCCATATCCGACAGGTCTGACTCAATTCCCGGCAGATCAGAGGCCCGGACCTTTTCATTATACTGCTCGATGTTGCGTACCTGAAGCTGGGCCAGTTTCTCATACCGCTGCTCCATTTCCCTGACCACCCATTGCAGGGCAATATTGGCTTTTTTCATGTCTGTGATCACAGGCGTAATCAGGTGCGGGATGTCGTTGAACAATGAGAGTTCAATGCGTTTGGGATCAATCATGATAAATTTGACCCGGTCAGGGGGTGATTTATACAGTATGCTGCAGATCATGGCATTAAGCGCCACACTTTTGCCGGTTCCGGTGGCCCCGGCAATGAGCAGATGGGGCATTCTTTCAAGCCCCACCACCACAGGCTTTCCGATGATATCCTTACCCAGGCAGATGGGTGCAGGAGAATTGATTTCATCAAAGTTGGAAGTCCCCACGATATCCCTGAACGGTACAACACACATGGCCGGATTAGGAATCTCAATACCAATGACATCCTTGCCCGGAATGGGGGCCACGATACGGATGCTCAAAGCACTTAAAGCCAGGGCCAGGTCATCGGCTAGATTCACGATCTTGCTGATTTTTATCCCAGGGGCAGGTTTATATTCAAAGGTTGTGATGACAGGGCCCGGCAGCACCTCCATAACTTCACCCTTGATGCCGAAATACCCCAGTTTCTGCTCTAGTAGTTCAGCATCCCGCCTGATGGCCTCATGGTCCACCACAGTTTCCTGACCGCCTTTTTCAAGGAAATCCAAGGAGGGTAGGCTATATTTGCCGGCACCATAACCCTGAATATTCGTCTTGAACAATTCCTTTTCCTGTGGCTTGGGTGAATCGGCTTGAACAGAGTCACCGCTTTCTTCCTTGTTCTCCGGTACCGTCAAAGGTTCGGGTTCGGGTTCGGGCTGTACCGCTTTAACTTTTTTCAAGGTATCAAGGACCTGAGTCACCAACGGCCCGGGGGAGACCGGTTTCTTCACTGGTTTTTCGTCGGACATCTCCGGATCCGGACCAGGATCTGGCTCTGGATCTGATTCGGAAATATCGTTTATTTCGGCAGTGGGCAAAAAAGGGGCACTAGGTTCAAGCTCAAGAGTTGAAACGGAACTGTCATCTTCCTGGTTCACTGCTTCCTGGCTTACCGCCTCCTGGTACACCGGCGTTTGTTTTTCATCGCTTTTTAAGGATATGGATTCTGGAGCGGCAGGAACAACTACAGGATTAACAGGAGATGCTTTAAGCTTTTCATATACCTTTAACAGTGCATCATACCTGTTTTCAAGTTCACCATACCTATTTTCAAGTTTGACATACCTGTCTGCAAGATTTAGATTGGCTAACAGTAGCTTGACATATGGATTGGGCTTATTCTGCCGGCCTAATGCATTGTCCGCTTTTTCCATTTCATCGGTCATCGCTTTTGCAATACGTTCGGCATCAGCCTGCCCGGTTTCCCCACTGATCTGAAATTTATACTCTCCGCATTCGGTTTTCAAACGCAAAAGATTTTTTTGTAAGCTGTAATTCTTTTTTTCCACGCTAAATAACACTTTCCCGGAATAATAGGCATGAATATTGACCGACAGGGCCAAAACCGATCAATCCACACCGAATCTTTTAATAATCCGACCCGTTGTCAATCATCGTTCATAAAAAAATGATGAACCTATAAAAAGTCCAACCGATGGCTAAATAGTGTCTGAACGAAAACCTGGAAATTTTGCTGAATACAAGGCGGGATGAAATTTTAACCGGAGAAATACATGAGGTATTTAGAGGATTAAAATTTCAGACCAACGCCGTAATCGGTAAAATTTACGGTTTTCGGTCGGGCACTGAATTGAAATTTTTGCCTACAGGTTATAGCCCAGAACCAGCGGCAAAGGCCGACATATAATATATCGAGCGTCTGGCCGGACACCATCAAACATATCAGACACAGCCGCACAGGTTATAGCATAACCCCTTCCGGGATTCCAGGCAGTTGAAATATTTTACGCTTCCTGTGACGACACAAATACTTGTCTAACAGAATATGAGTTTTCCCGTATCAATCATTCTTAGGGTGTGGTATCTGTTCTGGGTAGGGGGACACATAAGACATTCCCCTTTTGATAACATAAAAATTGACGCGTTTATTATGAAAAACAATACATTTCAAGTTCAATCTTCTAATAATAATCCCCAAATAAAACTGTCACCCTTTGGCCGTCTGTTTCGAATTTTTGCATCATGGTTCGGATTTACCGGCCTTTATGCAGCCTTTTCGGTCTGTCCGTTCTGCGGGCAGCAGGGATGTCCTGTAGGTATGGTATCAGCCGGTACGGTGGGAGCATTTCTGGCTTTATGTCTCCAGGACTGGAAGCGGCTTTTTTTATATATCAAAAATCGATTCACGACTTTGAAAAGCCCTTAAGATTAAGGGGCTTGTGGAAAAATACTTGCGTTCCCTGCCATCAACCGGCTAACGGCAGATATACCCCTGTCCCTTTGGGCAAATCGCTGAAATCCGGAACTTTGTTGCCCGGAACCGGCCCCCGGCCCGGAATATGGTAAATGGTTTTGGGGTCTTTAAATTTTACACCGGCGATCCTATAGGCAGTTTTATGTTTTGTAATGTTAAAGGGCCCCTTATACCCCACCACTAAACGGGTGCCTGAAGGCAGATCATCCCAGTCCGAAATCACACATCCGGCCAGACTCCTGCCCGATGGAAGAAAATAGATGGTCGAGGCTGCATGGTACGCGCCACCTGCATGGGACCACGCCGTCATCCGGCCGGAAATGGTTTTTATGATACTATTCGCCTGCTCACGGACTTGTTTTGTCTCCTGGTTTAGCAGTACCTTTGTGCCCACGGGCAAACGAGCCCATCCTATAATAGAAGCAACCCTGTGACCGGCCACTGTTTTTCCGCTGGGCAAAACATAAACCGTGTTGGGGGCGTTATAATCTTCACCGGCTATGGTCCAGGCAGAATTCTGTTGTGAAATGACATCGGTTTCCAGAGTATGGGACACCTTTTGCCCGGTGTAAACAAACGCACCGGGAGCAGGATAAAACACATTGGCCAGCATAGGATCCGGCGTAAGAAGCCCTGCCCTGACATCAGGATCAAACGGCCAGGTTGGCCCGAGCCCAGCCCGGACCCTGTCAAAATTTTTCGCACATCGTTTACGCCCCCTGTGATTTTTTGAAAACCATCGATTGGGTTTACCGTATGCCACCTGACTGTGGGTCAAAATGTCTTTATCCCCAAGGCCGTAGAATCGTTTAAGGATAAACAGCAGCATCCCTGCTGACCTGTACTGCTTAGCGGTCAAAGGCGCATAATGATAACCTACAAATTCTATGCCCACAGAGATATCACTGACATCAGACACCCCATTCCACATGGATAGGCCGGCATGGTCTGCCCTGTATTTTTTATCTAGGATCCGGTAAACCGTCCCGTTCCTGGCAACGACATAATTGGCATGCCCGCCTGGCGATGTACGACCGTTTTTAAACCGCTTTCCTTTGGAAACCACCCGTAAAGTACTTTTCAATCCCAACTCGGAGGTATGCACGATGATCAGCCGGGTTTTGGAACGCACCCTTTTTTTAAATCGCGAATTAATCCGGGACCGATAATCTATAATACCATTCTGGAAACGAACAAGGTCTGAACGGGAATAGGTTTGTGCCGCCAGGCCCGAGGCTGTTGTCAGGAGTATGACAACCAGTAGCAAAATAAAGACCCGCAACAAAATATACCCCCTTCGAAAAAGAAAAATTGGCGTAAGGTTCAATTTTCATAGGCTAAAATTATATCAACACTGCTCCGATTTTGCAAAGGGGCGGCTTTTTTACAACGCCACCAGAGGGACTATAAATCTTTATACTTGGCTGCAATTGATTTAATCGTATCCTCTATAGCAAAAAAGCCATCTACACATTGGGGATCAAATAGGCTTTCTCTGCCCTCACGAATGATGTTCATTGCTTTTTCATGGGAAAAGGCAGGTTTATAGCACCTCTTACTGATCAGTGCATCATAAACGTCACAAATAGCCATAATTCGGCCGCACAAAGGAATTGTTTGACCACAAATACCGTCCGGATACCCCTTTCCATCCCATCTTTCATGATGAGAGCCCGCAATCTGAGTTCCCATTTTTAAAAAAGAATTATCTTGGTCATTTTTTT
This window of the uncultured Desulfobacter sp. genome carries:
- a CDS encoding DUF3108 domain-containing protein, giving the protein MNKTALWRLPALSFLVVIRLFFLVLLFLSLFCGSSAMAADKKASKNKLPFLHQEQLEYQIRWEEIDAGAAIFDVLAVTPVDKEPCRHFSLKVQSSPLVDVFYQIRDQYDSYADLAFDHSMRYIRKATGSEQRDILVQFNWKKGIARYSNFNTAKKPIPIPSGTFDPLAAFYKLRCMDLDSKKEIQFPITDGKKCFMGRAKIGGQETITCFNTTYDTYVIEPELTHFGGVFEESDNPLLRIWITADNRRLPVRIKAKVIVGSIIGELVSVR
- a CDS encoding DNA translocase FtsK, whose protein sequence is MEKKNYSLQKNLLRLKTECGEYKFQISGETGQADAERIAKAMTDEMEKADNALGRQNKPNPYVKLLLANLNLADRYVKLENRYGELENRYDALLKVYEKLKASPVNPVVVPAAPESISLKSDEKQTPVYQEAVSQEAVNQEDDSSVSTLELEPSAPFLPTAEINDISESDPEPDPGPDPEMSDEKPVKKPVSPGPLVTQVLDTLKKVKAVQPEPEPEPLTVPENKEESGDSVQADSPKPQEKELFKTNIQGYGAGKYSLPSLDFLEKGGQETVVDHEAIRRDAELLEQKLGYFGIKGEVMEVLPGPVITTFEYKPAPGIKISKIVNLADDLALALSALSIRIVAPIPGKDVIGIEIPNPAMCVVPFRDIVGTSNFDEINSPAPICLGKDIIGKPVVVGLERMPHLLIAGATGTGKSVALNAMICSILYKSPPDRVKFIMIDPKRIELSLFNDIPHLITPVITDMKKANIALQWVVREMEQRYEKLAQLQVRNIEQYNEKVRASDLPGIESDLSDMEDDFQPFPYIVVIIDELADLMMTASKDIEFSLTRIAQMARAAGIHMILATQRPSVDVLTGIIKANFPTRISFQVSSKTDSRTIIDANGAETLLGRGDMLFVPPGTARLKRVHGTYLSEKELWAITECVKAQGKPEYLAEVTTEKEEPQQAVAFDDDEYDEKYQQALDFVMSSRQASISGVQRALRIGYNRAARIIDLMEKQGIVAPSDGVRPRQVIGSID
- a CDS encoding peptidoglycan recognition family protein — protein: MLRVFILLLVVILLTTASGLAAQTYSRSDLVRFQNGIIDYRSRINSRFKKRVRSKTRLIIVHTSELGLKSTLRVVSKGKRFKNGRTSPGGHANYVVARNGTVYRILDKKYRADHAGLSMWNGVSDVSDISVGIEFVGYHYAPLTAKQYRSAGMLLFILKRFYGLGDKDILTHSQVAYGKPNRWFSKNHRGRKRCAKNFDRVRAGLGPTWPFDPDVRAGLLTPDPMLANVFYPAPGAFVYTGQKVSHTLETDVISQQNSAWTIAGEDYNAPNTVYVLPSGKTVAGHRVASIIGWARLPVGTKVLLNQETKQVREQANSIIKTISGRMTAWSHAGGAYHAASTIYFLPSGRSLAGCVISDWDDLPSGTRLVVGYKGPFNITKHKTAYRIAGVKFKDPKTIYHIPGRGPVPGNKVPDFSDLPKGTGVYLPLAG